One genomic region from Frateuria soli encodes:
- a CDS encoding cold-shock protein, whose product MSQPETGTVKWFNDAKGFGFISRASGDDVFVHFRSITSSGFKSLQEGQKVSFVVTQGPKGLQADQVQPL is encoded by the coding sequence ATGTCGCAACCTGAAACCGGTACCGTCAAGTGGTTCAACGATGCCAAGGGCTTTGGCTTCATCAGCCGCGCCAGCGGCGATGACGTGTTCGTGCACTTCCGCTCGATCACGTCCTCGGGCTTCAAGAGCCTGCAGGAAGGCCAGAAGGTGTCCTTCGTCGTGACCCAGGGCCCGAAGGGCCTGCAGGCCGACCAGGTCCAGCCGCTCTAA
- a CDS encoding DUF1328 domain-containing protein translates to MRQDACRGALNARPCEFLRSAFTGAPVGWPLDAAVSSHCAAIAALRTKSSREKPVLTWAIILAIVSLIAGWLGFGTLSGIAGSIAKILFVIFVILFVLALLGVLGVLSIF, encoded by the coding sequence ATGCGTCAGGATGCCTGTAGAGGAGCACTCAACGCCCGCCCTTGCGAGTTCCTGCGCAGCGCATTCACGGGAGCACCCGTAGGTTGGCCGCTTGACGCCGCTGTTTCCTCTCACTGCGCAGCGATCGCTGCACTGCGCACGAAATCCTCAAGGGAGAAGCCTGTGCTTACCTGGGCCATCATTCTTGCCATCGTTTCGCTCATCGCCGGCTGGCTGGGCTTTGGCACGCTGTCTGGCATCGCCGGGAGCATCGCGAAGATCCTGTTCGTGATCTTCGTCATCCTGTTCGTGCTGGCGCTGCTCGGCGTGCTCGGGGTGCTCAGCATCTTCTGA
- a CDS encoding DOPA 4,5-dioxygenase family protein: MNPTQAPYHAHIYFEPADRSLAETAHAVVRQRLHSGDLPQLRFVGCLRDAGAGPHLLPQFEIHFTADGLAVVREFVRACGLTTLIHPLTDDDLADHTHLAEWIGPPLELDLGTLDPPGQNRGVARFGMSDF, from the coding sequence TTGAATCCCACGCAAGCGCCTTACCACGCGCACATCTATTTCGAGCCGGCCGACCGGAGTCTGGCCGAGACGGCGCATGCGGTGGTGCGCCAGCGCCTCCACTCGGGTGATCTTCCGCAACTGCGTTTCGTCGGCTGCCTGAGGGACGCTGGAGCGGGCCCCCATCTGCTGCCGCAGTTCGAGATCCACTTCACCGCCGACGGTCTGGCGGTCGTCCGCGAATTCGTCCGCGCCTGCGGCCTGACCACGTTGATCCATCCGCTGACCGACGACGACCTGGCCGATCACACGCATCTGGCCGAATGGATCGGCCCGCCGCTGGAACTGGACCTGGGCACGCTGGATCCTCCGGGCCAGAACAGGGGCGTGGCCAGGTTCGGCATGTCCGATTTCTAG
- a CDS encoding M13 family metallopeptidase, giving the protein MTRLAMSLRAALLSAVLASASAGVLAADATPPQDFLAAHLDTSADPGVDFFQYANGGWLKAHPIPASESAWGIGNEVDDELYARLRGISESAAKQPAAAGSDQQKIGDFWATAMDVAKADRLGLQPLHAELARIDAIASPADVLDAVFALKPIGDRSLFRIGIAQDDKDSATMAVQIHQGGLGLPERDFYFNPEKGVAKIRTAYVEHMARTFVLLGRDPAAARAAATRVMAFETALAEASRRLEDLRDPEKNYNRMTPAAFTAKYTPSVDWKARLAGWGIQPSYVIVGQPEFFAAEDRLLRETPLPVLKDYLRYHLVDGYAPFLSGAMDREYFDFHGRAMSGQQEQRPRWKRALDEENDAMGMVLGRIFVKQYFPVASKQRYEAMVEAIRGTFHDRIERLDWMSPQTKAKALAKLAAVTPKVGYPDKWKDYSALVVGRESYAANVMAARRWQFQDNLSKFGKPVDRTEWDMTPQTYNAYYNPSNNEIVLPAAIFMVPGVPDDQVDDAVAYGYVAASTIGHEITHGFDDQGRQYDAQGNLSGWWTAQDTARFNTAAQKMIEQFNAYEPLPGLHINGKASLGENIADYGGVLLGLEAFEKTAQFKEGRKVGGLTPTQRYFLGYALGWMTQQREQRLRQRLLSDVHAPAKWRVLGPMSNIPAFYEAFDVKPGQPMWRAPQDRVRIW; this is encoded by the coding sequence ATGACCCGCCTCGCAATGTCCCTCCGCGCCGCGCTGCTGTCGGCTGTGCTGGCCTCCGCCTCCGCCGGCGTCCTCGCCGCGGATGCCACGCCTCCGCAGGATTTCCTCGCGGCGCACCTGGATACCTCGGCCGACCCGGGCGTGGATTTCTTCCAGTACGCCAACGGTGGCTGGCTTAAGGCGCACCCGATCCCGGCTTCGGAGTCGGCCTGGGGCATCGGCAACGAGGTGGACGACGAACTCTATGCGCGGTTGCGTGGCATCAGCGAGTCCGCGGCGAAACAGCCGGCGGCCGCCGGCAGCGATCAGCAGAAGATCGGCGATTTCTGGGCCACCGCCATGGATGTGGCCAAGGCCGATCGGCTGGGACTGCAGCCGCTGCATGCCGAACTGGCGCGCATCGACGCGATAGCCTCGCCCGCGGACGTGCTCGATGCGGTGTTCGCCCTCAAGCCGATCGGCGATCGCTCGCTGTTCCGCATCGGCATCGCGCAGGACGACAAGGACAGCGCGACGATGGCGGTGCAGATCCACCAGGGCGGCCTGGGCCTGCCCGAGCGCGACTTCTACTTCAATCCCGAAAAGGGCGTCGCCAAGATCCGCACCGCGTACGTCGAGCACATGGCCCGCACCTTCGTGCTGCTCGGCCGCGACCCGGCCGCGGCCAGGGCGGCGGCCACGCGGGTCATGGCCTTCGAGACCGCGCTGGCGGAGGCCTCGCGCAGGCTCGAGGACCTGCGCGATCCGGAGAAGAACTACAACAGGATGACCCCGGCGGCTTTCACCGCCAAATACACGCCGTCCGTCGACTGGAAGGCTCGCCTGGCCGGATGGGGCATCCAGCCGTCCTACGTGATCGTCGGCCAGCCGGAGTTCTTTGCCGCCGAGGACCGCCTGCTGCGTGAGACGCCGCTGCCGGTGCTCAAGGACTATCTGCGCTATCACCTGGTGGACGGCTACGCGCCGTTCCTGTCCGGCGCGATGGACCGGGAGTACTTCGACTTCCATGGCCGCGCGATGTCCGGCCAGCAGGAGCAGCGCCCACGCTGGAAGCGCGCGCTGGACGAGGAGAACGACGCCATGGGCATGGTGCTCGGGCGCATCTTCGTCAAGCAGTACTTCCCGGTCGCGTCCAAGCAGCGCTACGAGGCGATGGTCGAGGCGATCCGCGGCACCTTCCACGACCGCATCGAGCGGCTCGACTGGATGAGCCCGCAGACCAAGGCCAAGGCGCTGGCCAAGCTCGCCGCGGTCACGCCCAAGGTCGGCTACCCGGACAAGTGGAAGGACTATTCGGCGCTGGTGGTGGGGCGCGAGTCCTATGCGGCGAACGTCATGGCGGCACGCCGCTGGCAGTTCCAGGACAACCTGTCCAAGTTCGGCAAGCCGGTCGACCGCACCGAATGGGACATGACCCCGCAGACCTACAACGCCTACTACAACCCGTCGAACAACGAGATCGTGCTGCCTGCGGCGATCTTCATGGTGCCGGGCGTGCCCGATGACCAGGTCGACGACGCGGTCGCCTACGGCTACGTCGCCGCCAGCACGATCGGCCACGAGATCACCCACGGCTTCGACGACCAGGGCCGCCAGTACGATGCGCAGGGCAACCTGTCCGGCTGGTGGACGGCGCAGGACACCGCGCGCTTCAACACCGCCGCGCAGAAGATGATCGAGCAGTTCAACGCCTACGAGCCGCTGCCTGGCCTGCACATCAACGGCAAGGCCAGCCTGGGCGAGAACATCGCCGACTACGGCGGCGTGCTGCTGGGCCTCGAGGCCTTCGAGAAGACCGCACAGTTCAAGGAAGGCAGGAAGGTCGGCGGCCTGACGCCGACGCAGCGCTACTTCCTTGGTTACGCGCTGGGCTGGATGACCCAGCAGCGCGAGCAGCGGCTGCGCCAGCGCCTGCTGTCGGACGTGCATGCCCCGGCGAAGTGGCGCGTGCTCGGGCCGATGTCGAACATTCCCGCGTTCTACGAGGCGTTCGACGTGAAGCCCGGCCAGCCGATGTGGCGCGCGCCGCAGGATCGCGTGCGGATCTGGTGA
- a CDS encoding BON domain-containing protein, whose product MARLLKLAAAFAAGAATMYLLDPVAGRRRRATARDKALAAGQDIHDYAHDQVKHAADRLRGASARLHGHEPADDRQLHDRIRSRLGHLVAQPGKVEVHVEDGQVTLSGSAPLTEVDALVTAVSDMLGVERVDNRMDAAQSPPPSESRH is encoded by the coding sequence GTGGCTCGACTACTGAAGCTTGCCGCCGCGTTTGCGGCGGGTGCGGCGACGATGTATCTGCTCGATCCGGTGGCCGGGCGCCGGCGCCGTGCCACCGCGCGCGACAAGGCCCTCGCCGCGGGGCAGGACATCCACGACTACGCGCACGACCAGGTAAAACACGCGGCCGATCGTTTGCGCGGCGCGTCCGCCCGCCTACACGGGCACGAACCCGCGGACGACCGGCAACTGCACGACCGTATCCGCTCGCGGCTGGGCCATCTGGTGGCCCAGCCGGGAAAGGTCGAGGTGCACGTGGAGGACGGCCAGGTGACACTGAGTGGCTCGGCCCCGCTTACCGAGGTCGACGCGCTGGTGACCGCCGTGTCGGACATGCTGGGCGTGGAGCGGGTCGACAACCGGATGGATGCGGCGCAATCACCGCCGCCGAGCGAGAGCAGGCACTGA
- a CDS encoding LysR family transcriptional regulator, translating into MNKLAGMEMFVRVVDSGSFAAAADASGVSATMVAKHVAAIEQRLGARLLHRTTRRQQLSDVGRLYYERCKLALAEVALAEASAVELQAAPKGRLRMVAPVGFGSHMVPALAEYMARHPEVSVELTLDNRPPNLADGGFELGILVGDVTEPGVVARPLRHYRRILAASPGYLARHGHPARPHDLAGHECLGLSYWRRSDVWRLVGPDGATSTVTVRGRFTANQGNALRIAALSGIGIALQPEPLLADDLAAGRLVRVLPGWSLTPSPMHLIYAQDRRPTAKLRSAIDFLLARYGQDLAAGPANAGTTPVSSAPTAS; encoded by the coding sequence ATGAACAAGCTCGCCGGCATGGAAATGTTCGTGCGCGTGGTCGACTCCGGCAGCTTCGCGGCGGCCGCCGACGCGAGCGGCGTGTCCGCGACCATGGTCGCCAAGCACGTCGCGGCGATCGAACAGCGGCTGGGCGCCCGGCTGCTCCATCGCACCACGCGCCGGCAGCAGCTCTCCGACGTCGGGCGGCTCTACTACGAACGCTGCAAGCTGGCCCTGGCCGAAGTGGCGCTGGCCGAGGCGAGCGCAGTGGAACTCCAGGCGGCGCCGAAAGGGCGGCTGCGGATGGTGGCCCCGGTCGGTTTCGGCAGCCACATGGTGCCCGCGCTCGCCGAATACATGGCCCGACATCCCGAGGTCAGCGTCGAACTCACGCTGGACAATCGCCCGCCCAACCTGGCCGACGGCGGCTTCGAACTGGGCATTCTGGTCGGCGACGTCACGGAGCCAGGCGTGGTCGCGCGGCCACTGCGCCACTACCGGCGCATCCTCGCCGCCTCGCCCGGGTACCTGGCACGCCACGGCCATCCAGCGCGGCCGCACGACCTGGCCGGTCACGAATGCCTGGGCCTGTCCTACTGGCGGCGATCGGACGTATGGCGGCTGGTCGGACCCGATGGCGCGACGAGCACCGTCACCGTGCGCGGCCGCTTCACCGCCAACCAGGGCAACGCCCTGCGCATCGCCGCGCTCAGCGGCATCGGCATCGCACTGCAACCGGAGCCGCTGCTGGCCGACGACCTCGCCGCCGGGCGACTGGTGCGCGTCCTGCCGGGCTGGTCGCTCACACCCTCGCCGATGCATCTGATCTACGCGCAGGACCGTCGCCCCACGGCCAAGCTGCGCAGCGCGATCGACTTCCTGCTCGCGCGCTACGGACAGGACCTCGCGGCCGGACCGGCGAACGCGGGCACCACGCCCGTGTCGAGCGCCCCGACCGCGTCGTGA
- a CDS encoding VOC family protein: protein MTRKNTICLWYDGTALDAAEFYAETFPDSAVGTVHRAPGDYPAGRQGDVLTVEFTVMGIPCLGLNGGPGFPHTEAFSFQVATDDQAETDRLWDAIIDNGGSPSVCGWCKDKWGLSWQITPRALTAAVSDPDPAAAKRAFEAMMGMARIDIAAIEAARRG from the coding sequence ATGACCCGCAAGAACACCATCTGCCTCTGGTACGACGGCACCGCCCTGGATGCCGCCGAGTTCTATGCCGAGACCTTCCCCGACAGCGCCGTGGGGACGGTCCACCGCGCGCCCGGCGACTACCCCGCCGGCCGGCAGGGCGACGTGTTGACGGTCGAATTCACCGTCATGGGCATTCCGTGCCTCGGCCTGAACGGTGGGCCGGGATTTCCCCACACCGAGGCGTTCTCCTTCCAGGTGGCGACCGACGACCAGGCCGAAACCGACCGCCTCTGGGACGCGATCATCGACAACGGCGGCAGCCCGAGCGTCTGCGGCTGGTGCAAGGACAAGTGGGGACTGTCCTGGCAGATCACCCCCCGCGCGCTGACCGCGGCGGTCAGCGACCCGGACCCGGCCGCGGCCAAGCGTGCGTTCGAGGCCATGATGGGAATGGCCAGGATCGACATCGCGGCGATCGAGGCCGCGCGCCGCGGCTGA
- a CDS encoding HD domain-containing protein has translation MSAIRAHLASLPDVTPRPEPGSLSPGAAGGEGWGEGEALRSTIRMPCGLRKRRPPAALPRPLHSPARLPGMTDRAGTRRAANRRGGSMDTDGTTPPGVDGLAGAGSGPREAMPRARWFSLMRTWDLPPCEEAWRALVSAYGQKHRHYHTGTHVDACPRRLDACVEALDRPREVELALWFHDAVYDPLSSKNEQKSARWVQDFLARHGAPEEAIARVVELIMVTRHEAPTCTNDQSFLVDIDLSILGARPAVYDFFEQAIRREYRHVPAVLYRAGRARRLEQFLARPRIYANRPFRLRERQARANLARAVAQLRS, from the coding sequence ATGAGCGCCATCCGCGCCCATCTGGCAAGCCTGCCTGATGTCACACCCAGGCCGGAACCAGGCTCCCTCTCCCCCGGCGCAGCCGGGGGAGAGGGTTGGGGAGAGGGGGAGGCCCTGCGCTCGACGATCCGGATGCCATGCGGGCTTCGAAAACGCCGTCCACCCGCTGCGCTCCCGCGGCCGCTACATTCCCCGGCCCGCCTGCCGGGCATGACCGATCGGGCCGGGACGCGGCGCGCGGCGAACAGGAGAGGGGGCTCGATGGATACGGACGGCACGACGCCGCCTGGCGTCGACGGGCTCGCGGGAGCCGGATCCGGACCGCGCGAGGCGATGCCCCGCGCGCGCTGGTTCTCCCTGATGCGGACCTGGGACCTGCCGCCGTGCGAGGAAGCCTGGCGCGCGCTGGTGTCCGCCTATGGACAGAAGCACCGGCACTACCACACCGGCACACACGTCGATGCCTGCCCGCGGCGTCTGGATGCCTGCGTGGAGGCGCTCGACCGCCCGCGCGAGGTCGAACTGGCGCTGTGGTTCCATGACGCGGTCTACGATCCGCTCTCGTCGAAGAACGAACAGAAGAGTGCCCGGTGGGTGCAGGACTTCCTGGCTCGCCATGGTGCGCCGGAGGAGGCCATCGCGCGCGTGGTGGAGCTGATCATGGTCACGCGGCACGAGGCGCCCACCTGTACGAACGACCAGTCCTTCCTGGTCGATATCGACCTGTCGATCCTTGGCGCCCGGCCGGCGGTGTACGACTTCTTCGAGCAGGCCATCCGACGCGAATACCGGCACGTGCCAGCAGTGCTCTATCGTGCCGGCAGGGCGCGGCGGCTGGAGCAGTTCCTGGCGCGCCCGCGGATCTATGCGAATCGGCCTTTCAGGCTGCGCGAAAGGCAGGCGAGGGCCAACCTGGCACGCGCCGTCGCGCAGCTTCGATCCTGA
- the dbpA gene encoding ATP-dependent RNA helicase DbpA, which yields MTDFATLPLDPALLASLDKHGYAAMTPVQAQSLPPILAGRDVIAQARTGSGKTAAFGLGLLQALDVDTIRLQALVLCPTRELADQVSKAIRRLAAGLPNVKLLTLCGGMPLGPQLASLTHDPHIVVGTPGRVQEHLKRGSLHGGGIKVLVLDEADRMLDMGFGEAIDDIVGRIARHHQTLLFSATYPETIRAASRRLQKDPVEVTVETPAEAVPAIEQQFIEVDPAHKPDALAQLLARDPDRHALVFCNMRRDVDAVAQELDRRGFSALALHGDMEQRDRDEVLVRFANRSCSVLVATDVAARGLDIAALPLVVSYDIAHDPDTHTHRIGRTGRAGQSGVAITLCTPRERPKAENIEQALAEPLPWRAFKLAPPRGKTLHLAPMKTLVIDAGRQDKLRPGDILGALTGEAGLEAGDIGKIDVYATRAYVAIARPLANKALERLRAGRIKGRNFRVRPLD from the coding sequence ATGACCGATTTCGCCACGCTCCCGCTCGACCCCGCCCTGCTCGCCAGCCTCGACAAGCACGGCTACGCCGCCATGACGCCGGTGCAGGCGCAGAGCCTGCCGCCGATCCTCGCCGGACGCGACGTGATTGCCCAGGCGCGCACCGGCAGCGGCAAGACCGCCGCGTTCGGCCTGGGCCTGCTGCAGGCACTGGATGTGGACACCATTCGACTGCAGGCGCTGGTGCTGTGCCCTACCCGCGAACTGGCCGACCAGGTCAGCAAGGCGATCCGCCGACTCGCCGCCGGCCTGCCCAACGTCAAGCTGCTGACCCTGTGCGGAGGCATGCCGCTCGGGCCGCAGTTGGCCTCGCTCACCCACGATCCGCACATCGTGGTGGGCACGCCGGGCCGCGTGCAGGAACACCTCAAGCGCGGCAGCCTGCACGGCGGCGGCATCAAGGTGCTGGTGCTGGACGAGGCCGACCGCATGCTCGACATGGGCTTCGGCGAAGCCATCGACGACATCGTCGGGCGCATCGCCAGGCACCACCAGACCCTGCTGTTCTCGGCCACCTACCCCGAAACGATCCGCGCGGCCAGCCGGCGACTGCAGAAGGACCCGGTGGAGGTCACCGTGGAGACGCCGGCCGAAGCCGTGCCGGCGATCGAGCAGCAGTTCATCGAGGTCGACCCGGCGCACAAGCCCGACGCGCTGGCGCAGCTGCTCGCCCGCGATCCGGACCGGCACGCGCTGGTGTTCTGCAACATGCGCCGCGACGTCGATGCCGTGGCGCAGGAGCTGGACCGCCGCGGCTTTTCCGCCCTCGCACTGCACGGCGACATGGAGCAGCGCGACCGCGACGAAGTCCTGGTGCGCTTCGCCAACCGCAGTTGCAGCGTGCTGGTGGCCACCGATGTCGCCGCGCGCGGCCTGGACATCGCCGCGCTGCCGCTGGTGGTCAGCTACGACATCGCGCACGACCCGGACACGCACACCCACCGCATCGGCCGTACCGGCCGCGCGGGCCAGTCGGGCGTGGCGATCACCCTGTGCACGCCGCGCGAGCGGCCCAAGGCCGAGAACATCGAGCAGGCCCTGGCCGAACCGCTGCCCTGGCGCGCATTCAAGCTCGCCCCGCCGCGCGGCAAGACCCTGCATCTCGCGCCGATGAAAACCCTGGTGATCGATGCCGGCCGCCAGGACAAGCTGCGCCCCGGCGACATCCTCGGCGCGCTCACCGGCGAGGCGGGCCTCGAGGCCGGCGACATCGGCAAGATCGACGTCTATGCCACCCGCGCCTATGTCGCGATCGCGCGCCCGCTGGCGAACAAGGCGCTCGAGCGCCTGCGCGCCGGACGCATCAAGGGGCGCAACTTCCGGGTGCGTCCGCTCGACTGA
- a CDS encoding cytochrome-c peroxidase — protein MRPLTLLLSCLALALAGAPVAPAWSQSDVLAQARGLFKPVPAQPPALPGNPASPARVALGKMLYFDPRLSESHAISCNSCHMIGMGGVDLQETSLGHRWQRGGRNAPTVYNAVFDVAQFWDGRARDLEQQAGGPLVNPIEMDATEAHVVEQLKGIPGYAPLFAKAFGGAEPISFENVRRAIALFEATLITPNAPFDRYLRGDRKALDATQAQGLSLFIGKGCAACHGGINVGGGQYAPFGVVERPGAEILPPGDKGRFAVTKTVSDEYVFRVPSLRNVALTPPYFHSGKVWDLRQAVAVMGNSQLGAKLTETEVDQITAFLGALTGDQPQVTLPILPPSVAKTPQPKP, from the coding sequence ATGCGACCGCTTACGCTCCTCCTCTCCTGCCTGGCCCTGGCCCTGGCCGGTGCGCCGGTTGCGCCGGCGTGGTCGCAATCGGATGTGCTGGCGCAGGCCCGGGGCCTGTTCAAACCCGTCCCGGCGCAGCCCCCCGCCTTGCCCGGCAACCCCGCATCACCGGCGAGGGTAGCCCTGGGCAAGATGCTCTACTTCGATCCCCGCCTGTCCGAAAGCCACGCGATCAGCTGCAACTCCTGCCACATGATCGGCATGGGCGGCGTCGACCTGCAGGAAACCTCGCTCGGACATCGCTGGCAACGCGGCGGGCGCAACGCGCCGACGGTCTACAACGCGGTGTTCGACGTCGCCCAGTTCTGGGACGGCCGCGCCAGGGACCTGGAGCAGCAGGCCGGTGGACCGCTGGTCAATCCGATCGAGATGGACGCCACGGAGGCACACGTCGTCGAGCAGCTCAAGGGCATCCCCGGGTACGCCCCGCTCTTCGCCAAGGCCTTCGGCGGCGCCGAGCCGATCTCGTTCGAGAACGTGCGCCGCGCCATCGCGCTCTTCGAGGCCACGCTGATCACTCCGAACGCGCCGTTCGACCGCTATCTGCGGGGTGACCGCAAGGCACTGGATGCCACCCAGGCACAAGGCCTGTCGCTGTTCATCGGCAAGGGCTGCGCGGCCTGCCACGGCGGCATCAACGTCGGCGGCGGGCAGTACGCGCCGTTTGGCGTGGTGGAGCGTCCCGGTGCCGAGATCCTGCCGCCGGGCGACAAGGGACGCTTCGCCGTCACCAAGACGGTCAGCGACGAGTACGTGTTCCGCGTGCCGTCGTTGCGCAACGTCGCGCTGACGCCGCCCTACTTCCACTCCGGAAAGGTGTGGGACCTGCGCCAGGCCGTGGCCGTCATGGGCAACAGCCAGCTCGGCGCGAAGCTCACCGAAACCGAAGTGGACCAGATCACCGCCTTCCTCGGTGCGCTTACCGGTGACCAGCCACAGGTGACCCTGCCGATCCTGCCGCCGAGCGTGGCCAAGACACCGCAGCCCAAGCCATGA
- a CDS encoding NAD-dependent epimerase/dehydratase family protein, with the protein MRILITGATGLVGQGVLRECLRAPDVERVVALGRRPSGIRDSRLEELICPDFAQVATLGDRLAPFDACLYCAGAPLLGVPADAYRHVTLTLTTAVARAFAAHNPNGRFLYISGAYSDPGSRVMVARVKGETERSLAALPITTVMLRPGGIRPVEGVRSSHKPLDLLYRLGSPAFALAVRLLPGQMTTTARVGRAMLALARDPSPPPVVENDAINRFGREPSPAGTAPKPVP; encoded by the coding sequence ATGCGTATCCTCATCACCGGCGCAACCGGCCTGGTCGGCCAAGGCGTGCTGCGCGAATGCCTGCGTGCGCCGGACGTGGAGCGGGTGGTGGCGCTGGGACGGCGCCCGAGCGGCATCCGGGACTCCCGTCTGGAGGAACTGATCTGCCCGGACTTCGCGCAGGTGGCAACGCTCGGCGACCGGCTGGCGCCGTTCGACGCCTGCCTCTACTGCGCCGGTGCACCCTTGCTGGGAGTCCCCGCCGATGCCTATCGCCACGTCACCCTCACGCTGACCACGGCGGTGGCCAGGGCGTTCGCCGCGCACAACCCGAACGGGCGATTCCTGTACATCTCCGGCGCGTACTCGGACCCGGGCAGCCGGGTGATGGTGGCAAGGGTCAAGGGCGAGACCGAGCGCTCCCTGGCCGCCCTGCCGATCACCACGGTGATGCTGCGGCCCGGCGGTATACGTCCGGTGGAAGGCGTCCGTTCCTCGCACAAGCCGCTGGACCTGTTGTACCGGCTCGGGTCGCCGGCGTTCGCCCTGGCCGTGCGCCTGCTCCCCGGCCAGATGACCACGACCGCCCGCGTGGGGCGAGCCATGCTCGCCCTGGCGCGTGATCCGTCGCCGCCACCGGTGGTGGAGAACGACGCGATCAATCGCTTCGGGCGCGAGCCTTCACCCGCGGGAACGGCGCCGAAGCCCGTTCCCTGA